Proteins encoded by one window of Pseudobacteroides sp.:
- a CDS encoding TfoX/Sxy family protein codes for MEKLSKLPNIGKEMEKRLASIGIYDVETFMRTGSKEAFTKLRLLEGDTCFSSLCSLEGAIQGIRWHYLSSEAKQELKRFFDTFKNK; via the coding sequence ATGGAGAAATTGAGTAAGCTTCCTAATATAGGCAAAGAAATGGAAAAACGGCTTGCCTCTATTGGAATATATGATGTGGAAACTTTTATGAGAACCGGAAGCAAGGAAGCTTTTACAAAGCTTCGCTTGCTTGAGGGGGACACCTGCTTTAGCTCTCTTTGTAGTCTTGAGGGTGCAATTCAAGGCATAAGATGGCATTATTTAAGCAGTGAAGCAAAACAGGAACTGAAAAGATTTTTTGACACCTTCAAAAATAAGTAA